Proteins from a genomic interval of Chroococcidiopsis thermalis PCC 7203:
- a CDS encoding P-II family nitrogen regulator: MAKPAKKLVIVTEKILLKKIANIIDESGATGYTVVETGGKGSRNVRSSGQPSVSDTTANIKFEILTPDRDMAENIADQVGVKFFLDYAGIIYICDAEVLYGHSFCGPDGC; the protein is encoded by the coding sequence ATGGCTAAGCCAGCGAAAAAGCTTGTCATCGTCACAGAAAAGATTTTGCTGAAAAAGATCGCCAATATTATCGATGAATCCGGGGCGACTGGTTATACGGTGGTGGAGACTGGCGGTAAAGGCAGTCGCAACGTGCGATCGTCAGGTCAACCCAGCGTTTCTGACACCACGGCGAATATAAAGTTCGAGATACTTACCCCAGATCGGGATATGGCTGAGAATATTGCGGATCAGGTCGGAGTGAAGTTTTTCCTCGATTATGCGGGCATTATCTACATCTGTGACGCGGAGGTCCTGTACGGGCACAGTTTCTGTGGACCAGACGGCTGTTGA
- a CDS encoding sodium-dependent bicarbonate transport family permease — MDFLSLFFMDFVKQLQSPTLGFLIGGMVIAALGSQLQIPESIVKIIVFMLLTKIGLTGGIAIRNSNLTEMILPAAFSVAVGILIVFIARYTLAKLPKVKTVDAIATGGLFGAVSGSTMAASLTLLEEQKMSYEAWAAALYPFMDIPALVAAIVVANIYLNRKKRRTADEYLSKQESFSKQPVAAGDYPDRQDYPGNRQEYRKQKDSADNRVKIWPIVQESLQGPALSAMLLGIALGILTRPESVYESFYDPLFRGLLSVLMLVMGMEAWSRIGELRKVAQWYVVYSLVAPFVHGLIAFGLGLIAHYATGFSLGGVVILAVIAASSSDISGPPTLRAGIPSANPSAYIGASTAIGTPVAIGLCIPFFLGLAQAIGGG, encoded by the coding sequence GTGGATTTTTTGTCCTTGTTTTTCATGGACTTCGTTAAGCAGTTGCAGTCCCCAACACTCGGCTTTTTAATTGGTGGTATGGTCATTGCCGCTCTCGGCAGCCAACTGCAAATTCCAGAGTCGATTGTTAAGATCATCGTCTTCATGCTGCTCACCAAAATCGGTCTGACCGGTGGTATTGCGATCCGCAATTCCAACCTGACGGAAATGATTTTACCCGCAGCGTTTTCGGTAGCAGTCGGGATTCTCATTGTATTCATCGCGCGCTATACATTGGCCAAGCTGCCAAAGGTCAAAACCGTGGATGCGATCGCGACTGGAGGGTTGTTTGGTGCCGTGAGTGGCTCTACGATGGCTGCCTCCCTAACGCTCCTGGAAGAACAAAAAATGTCTTATGAGGCATGGGCTGCCGCACTCTATCCCTTCATGGATATCCCAGCACTCGTCGCTGCAATTGTGGTTGCCAACATTTATCTCAACCGGAAGAAGCGTAGGACAGCAGACGAGTATCTCAGCAAGCAGGAATCTTTCAGCAAGCAGCCCGTTGCGGCAGGCGATTATCCCGATCGGCAAGATTATCCCGGCAACCGACAAGAGTATCGCAAGCAGAAGGATTCTGCGGATAATCGAGTCAAGATCTGGCCGATCGTACAGGAAAGCCTCCAGGGACCTGCCCTATCGGCAATGTTGCTCGGCATTGCTCTTGGCATCCTCACCCGACCGGAAAGTGTCTATGAAAGCTTTTACGACCCCCTCTTCCGCGGCTTGCTTTCGGTCTTGATGCTGGTTATGGGTATGGAGGCTTGGTCAAGGATTGGCGAACTACGCAAGGTTGCCCAGTGGTATGTCGTGTATAGCCTGGTGGCACCGTTTGTGCATGGGCTAATCGCCTTCGGTCTCGGTCTGATTGCCCACTACGCCACAGGATTCAGCCTTGGCGGTGTCGTGATTCTAGCCGTCATCGCCGCCTCCAGTTCAGACATCTCAGGCCCGCCCACGTTGCGAGCTGGTATCCCGTCCGCTAATCCCTCCGCCTACATCGGTGCCTCCACAGCCATCGGTACGCCCGTTGCGATCGGCTTGTGTATACCGTTTTTCCTCGGGCTTGCCCAGGCAATCGGCGGCGGCTAG